A genomic window from Arthrobacter sp. FW305-BF8 includes:
- a CDS encoding ABC transporter permease, translating into MSIFQRSSRVLAIDGVAVSIVFLIMCVYFALASPYFLSPDNIYNTFVESVSAVLLAAGLTFVLISGGIDLSIGSNIGLSAAATLFATMNGAPTVLAVLAGVATGLIFGLVNGAFVAGLGVSDFIVTLATLSIGAGVLQVFTSHTQLTGTADSSFLALAGEKIAGIPTGVLITAVILLILEVALTKTPFGRTIYAVGINPNAAYLAAVSVRRTKFSVFTISGIIAGIGGVLLASHLNSVQPGLGGGYELTAIAGCVVGGVALAGGRGSIWRAALGAFFLSILSRGLQLIGVDPLWFSIVTGAAIVAAVAFDRGAQKWLQSTLRPVSPAAAATQNAQ; encoded by the coding sequence ATGAGCATCTTCCAGCGTTCATCACGAGTACTGGCGATTGACGGCGTCGCCGTTTCGATCGTCTTCCTGATCATGTGCGTTTACTTTGCCCTCGCATCGCCGTATTTCCTTAGCCCCGACAATATTTACAACACCTTCGTCGAATCCGTTTCCGCAGTGCTGCTGGCCGCCGGCCTGACCTTCGTCCTGATCAGCGGCGGAATCGACCTGTCCATCGGCTCCAACATCGGCCTGAGCGCGGCCGCAACTCTCTTCGCCACCATGAACGGTGCGCCCACCGTCCTCGCTGTACTTGCCGGTGTTGCCACCGGGCTGATCTTCGGGCTCGTAAACGGGGCATTCGTGGCAGGGCTGGGCGTCAGCGACTTTATCGTCACGCTGGCGACACTGAGCATCGGGGCTGGTGTGCTGCAGGTCTTCACGTCCCATACGCAGCTCACCGGAACCGCGGACAGTTCCTTCCTCGCCCTCGCGGGAGAAAAAATCGCGGGGATCCCGACAGGGGTGCTAATCACAGCGGTTATCCTGCTCATCCTGGAGGTCGCGCTCACAAAAACACCCTTCGGACGGACGATCTACGCCGTAGGCATCAACCCGAACGCAGCGTACCTGGCCGCCGTCAGCGTGCGCAGGACCAAGTTCTCGGTCTTCACCATCTCCGGAATCATTGCCGGCATCGGTGGAGTGCTCCTGGCATCCCACCTCAACTCTGTCCAGCCCGGACTCGGGGGCGGTTATGAGCTGACAGCGATCGCCGGGTGCGTAGTGGGCGGAGTAGCCCTCGCCGGTGGCCGCGGAAGCATCTGGCGCGCTGCCCTCGGGGCCTTCTTCCTATCCATCCTCAGCCGCGGCCTGCAACTGATCGGGGTCGACCCGCTCTGGTTCTCGATCGTGACCGGCGCGGCCATCGTGGCCGCGGTAGCCTTCGACCGCGGCGCCCAAAAATGGCTGCAGTCCACGCTGCGCCCGGTGTCCCCGGCAGCGGCCGCAACCCAGAACGCCCAGTGA
- a CDS encoding sugar ABC transporter ATP-binding protein produces the protein MNNNENSLSGAAGTADHPIVSVRGVGKVYPGVVALANVDIDLRPGEIHGLLGENGAGKSTLINILSGTVSPTAGTVRVAGSEVTIGSPRDAQDLGISTVHQEQSLAPNLTAVENIFLGRELITGRNRVAGVLDEKEMRSRVLELAHEFGLTDHDIKVPVEALGALKQHVVQIIKALAFRTQVLILDEPTSGLADHERLTLFSYMRQLRQRGISLLWVTHRLDELFGLADTITVLRDGQLVATVDPAGQTAESLVRLMVGRSNLAAREEIVEEGRVHGFTGARDEVLRLDSITRHPLLHDVSLSVRRGEILGLAGIAGAGRTETAMVILGADRPDSGTIFLHSRPLVIRNPRDARQRGITYVPEERKTHAILGDFSIKRNITISDLNRTAAAGLFLRGGRETATAKRYVSDLGVKTASVQEKIRNLSGGNQQKVVIARCLFTEPDLIIFDEPTQGIDVGAKAEVYRLIYDFVDQGGAAIVISSELPELIRVSDRIAVMREGTIVGELESTGRDETASETSELGERIISLATRGAVAV, from the coding sequence ATGAACAACAACGAAAACTCCCTAAGCGGCGCGGCCGGAACTGCCGATCATCCCATTGTGTCCGTACGCGGAGTCGGGAAGGTCTACCCCGGCGTCGTGGCCCTGGCCAACGTCGACATCGATCTGCGCCCCGGCGAAATCCACGGGCTACTTGGCGAGAACGGCGCCGGAAAGTCGACGCTGATTAACATCCTTTCCGGAACGGTGTCCCCTACGGCCGGAACAGTCCGGGTTGCCGGCTCCGAAGTCACCATCGGGAGCCCCCGGGATGCCCAGGACCTCGGCATTTCAACAGTCCACCAGGAACAGTCACTTGCCCCGAATCTCACCGCCGTGGAGAACATTTTCCTCGGCCGTGAACTTATCACTGGCAGAAACCGGGTCGCCGGGGTTCTCGACGAAAAAGAAATGCGCTCCCGTGTACTTGAACTCGCGCATGAGTTCGGTCTCACCGACCACGACATTAAGGTCCCGGTTGAAGCCCTCGGAGCCCTTAAGCAGCACGTCGTGCAGATCATCAAAGCATTGGCCTTCCGGACGCAGGTCCTGATCCTGGACGAACCAACATCCGGCTTGGCCGATCACGAACGCCTCACATTGTTCAGCTACATGCGCCAGCTACGCCAGAGGGGAATCTCCCTGCTCTGGGTCACACACCGTCTCGATGAGCTCTTCGGACTGGCCGACACCATCACAGTGCTCCGCGATGGCCAGCTCGTGGCAACCGTGGACCCTGCCGGACAGACTGCCGAATCGCTCGTCCGGCTCATGGTCGGGCGATCCAACCTGGCAGCACGGGAAGAGATCGTCGAGGAAGGAAGGGTCCACGGCTTCACCGGCGCCCGCGACGAGGTCCTGCGGCTGGATTCAATCACCCGTCACCCCCTTCTTCATGACGTCAGCCTCTCCGTCCGACGGGGAGAGATCCTCGGACTGGCCGGAATCGCCGGTGCGGGCCGGACCGAAACTGCCATGGTCATCCTGGGCGCCGACCGCCCGGACTCAGGAACCATCTTCCTGCATTCCCGCCCCCTGGTCATCCGCAATCCTCGTGACGCCCGCCAGAGAGGCATCACCTACGTGCCTGAAGAGCGGAAAACCCACGCTATTCTCGGCGACTTCTCAATCAAGCGGAACATCACAATCTCGGACCTGAACAGGACAGCCGCTGCGGGCTTGTTCCTCCGCGGCGGCCGGGAGACGGCAACCGCGAAAAGATACGTCAGTGACCTGGGCGTAAAGACGGCCTCCGTACAGGAAAAAATCCGCAATCTCAGTGGGGGGAACCAGCAGAAGGTCGTCATCGCGCGCTGCCTCTTCACCGAACCCGATCTGATTATTTTCGATGAGCCCACCCAAGGCATCGATGTCGGCGCCAAAGCCGAGGTCTACCGGCTGATCTACGACTTCGTTGACCAGGGAGGCGCGGCAATCGTAATCAGCTCCGAACTGCCCGAACTGATCCGCGTATCCGACCGAATCGCCGTGATGCGGGAAGGAACCATAGTGGGCGAACTTGAGAGCACCGGCCGTGACGAAACAGCCTCCGAAACCAGCGAACTCGGCGAACGAATTATCTCTCTGGCAACCCGAGGAGCGGTAGCAGTATGA
- a CDS encoding cysteine hydrolase family protein, protein MSSLDYTYENIDKVIDRSRYLAPTIDPKKTMLLVLDMQKACAEPGGAMYIPSVGGAPEGKDTIEPVKNVLEACRAKGIPVVWSLWGLRGDGKDAGYADVKWGLEGQLGSFPGSWGNGGDELVDELKPLDDEPVIRKHRFSSFYGTPLTEYMRRAGADTLVIAGLSTGNCQIATAIDGANQDFKIITLADTCAAIPSGQDDPLGYGQHWEALRNIQANHGDVRTSKEFLELIDAV, encoded by the coding sequence ATGTCTTCACTGGACTACACCTACGAAAACATCGACAAGGTCATCGACCGTTCGCGCTACCTTGCTCCGACCATCGATCCCAAAAAGACGATGTTGCTTGTACTCGACATGCAGAAGGCGTGTGCGGAGCCCGGCGGCGCGATGTACATTCCCAGTGTCGGAGGCGCGCCGGAGGGCAAGGACACCATCGAGCCGGTCAAGAACGTGCTTGAAGCCTGCCGTGCGAAGGGCATCCCTGTCGTGTGGTCACTCTGGGGTCTCCGCGGGGATGGTAAGGACGCTGGCTACGCCGACGTCAAATGGGGCCTCGAAGGCCAGCTCGGCAGCTTCCCGGGTTCCTGGGGCAATGGCGGTGATGAGCTCGTCGACGAACTCAAGCCGCTGGATGACGAACCGGTGATCCGCAAGCACCGTTTCTCATCGTTTTACGGCACGCCGCTGACAGAGTACATGCGCCGTGCGGGCGCCGACACGCTGGTGATTGCCGGCCTCTCCACGGGCAACTGCCAGATTGCCACCGCCATCGACGGAGCGAACCAGGACTTCAAGATCATAACTCTCGCTGACACCTGTGCTGCCATCCCCTCGGGGCAGGACGATCCGCTGGGCTATGGCCAGCACTGGGAGGCGCTGAGGAACATTCAGGCCAACCACGGCGACGTCCGCACGAGCAAAGAATTCCTCGAACTCATCGACGCCGTCTAA
- a CDS encoding dihydroxyacetone kinase subunit DhaK, which translates to MKKFLNEPSAAVDDYVTGLVGAHREILEWDCTNRVLQRREDPPFPKVGLVGGGGSGCEPTHTGFVGYGMLDAAAPGQIFTSPVPNQIVAATRRANAGRGVLHIIKNFTGEVMNFGMAQEILYFEDIQVAQVVVNDDVSIPDDGETAGRRGLGATVLVEKIAGAAAEEGRELSEVLAVAQKVIGRSGTFAVGLSSCTPPARGKPVYELAETDMDLGIGISGEPGRERVPMANAREIARLMVNEVLSDLMPKDGGDLLMLVNGMGATPHHELYLLAGELAAAAEARGACVTRQLVGNFVTSLDQAGAAVTFLELDQELKDLWDAPVQTAALRWGR; encoded by the coding sequence ATGAAAAAATTTTTGAATGAACCATCAGCTGCGGTGGATGACTACGTGACGGGACTTGTGGGAGCGCACCGGGAGATTCTGGAGTGGGACTGCACGAACCGGGTACTTCAACGCCGGGAGGACCCCCCTTTTCCGAAGGTCGGCCTCGTGGGGGGCGGCGGTTCAGGCTGCGAACCCACACATACGGGTTTCGTCGGTTACGGGATGCTTGACGCCGCCGCACCTGGGCAGATCTTCACGTCACCCGTCCCAAACCAAATCGTGGCCGCTACCCGCCGCGCAAATGCGGGAAGAGGAGTGCTCCACATCATCAAAAACTTTACGGGTGAGGTGATGAATTTCGGGATGGCTCAGGAGATCCTGTACTTCGAAGACATCCAGGTGGCCCAGGTTGTCGTCAATGATGATGTCTCGATCCCGGACGACGGGGAAACGGCTGGACGACGGGGGCTCGGGGCCACGGTCCTTGTTGAAAAGATTGCTGGCGCTGCCGCGGAGGAGGGCAGGGAACTGTCAGAGGTGCTGGCCGTTGCCCAGAAAGTGATCGGCCGCTCAGGAACGTTCGCGGTTGGACTCTCCTCGTGCACTCCTCCTGCACGCGGAAAACCGGTGTACGAACTTGCCGAAACGGACATGGATCTGGGTATCGGCATTAGCGGTGAACCGGGACGTGAACGGGTCCCGATGGCCAACGCCCGGGAGATTGCGCGTCTGATGGTCAACGAGGTCCTGTCCGACCTCATGCCGAAGGACGGGGGTGACCTTCTCATGCTGGTCAACGGGATGGGAGCCACGCCGCATCACGAGCTTTATCTTCTCGCGGGAGAACTGGCTGCGGCGGCAGAGGCGCGCGGCGCCTGCGTCACACGTCAATTGGTGGGAAATTTCGTGACTTCCCTCGATCAGGCGGGCGCCGCAGTAACCTTCCTTGAACTCGACCAGGAGCTAAAAGACCTATGGGATGCTCCGGTCCAAACAGCCGCATTGCGGTGGGGACGATGA
- the dhaL gene encoding dihydroxyacetone kinase subunit DhaL has translation MTTDTNLTRIDLERWILDFADQIIQQHLILSDLDAASGDADHGSNMERGMSALLKSVPDWDGAATPGEFLKDVGMHIVSSVGGSSGALYGTIFLRMARAVGGAPTISPGLLSDAFEAAAQGVSERGKVKQGDKTMFDALAPSVQTLKAKLKEEKSLSEALTSAATAAEAGRDATSDMVARKGKSSYARENSRGFIDPGAVSVAMLIRSAARTLA, from the coding sequence ATGACGACGGACACCAACCTGACAAGAATCGACCTGGAGCGGTGGATCCTGGATTTCGCAGACCAGATCATCCAACAGCACCTCATCCTCAGCGATCTGGACGCCGCCAGCGGTGACGCAGATCACGGCTCGAACATGGAGCGCGGAATGTCCGCACTGCTCAAATCCGTGCCTGATTGGGACGGAGCCGCGACTCCAGGGGAGTTCCTCAAGGATGTCGGCATGCATATCGTTTCCTCTGTCGGAGGGTCCAGTGGTGCGCTCTACGGAACCATCTTCCTTCGGATGGCAAGAGCGGTGGGCGGCGCGCCGACTATCAGTCCGGGACTGCTGTCAGATGCCTTTGAAGCGGCCGCCCAAGGCGTCAGTGAGAGAGGCAAAGTAAAACAGGGGGACAAGACCATGTTCGACGCCCTGGCGCCGTCCGTCCAAACACTGAAGGCGAAGTTGAAGGAAGAGAAGTCCTTGTCAGAGGCCCTGACGTCGGCGGCGACTGCCGCTGAAGCCGGCCGTGACGCGACTTCCGACATGGTCGCCCGCAAGGGCAAATCCAGCTACGCGCGGGAAAACTCCAGAGGGTTCATTGATCCCGGGGCCGTGTCCGTTGCCATGCTGATCCGCTCGGCGGCCCGAACACTGGCCTGA